One segment of Micromonospora parathelypteridis DNA contains the following:
- the mug gene encoding G/U mismatch-specific DNA glycosylase yields MDAQRSGPPRRPTPQEVAAAAGRGLADVIGPGLRVLFCGFNPGLYSAAVGLPFARKGSRFWPALHGGGFTDRELHPWEHDELLRQGLGITSLSNRATARADELTSAELVAGVTGLAVKAERYRPRWVAILGVTAYRIAFVRPKAELGPQPGRLGPARVWVLPNPSGLNAHFPLPALTAEFAKLRRELGAEA; encoded by the coding sequence GTGGACGCGCAGAGGTCGGGCCCGCCCCGGCGGCCAACCCCGCAGGAGGTGGCGGCGGCGGCCGGTCGGGGCCTGGCGGACGTGATCGGCCCGGGCCTGCGGGTGCTGTTCTGCGGCTTCAACCCGGGTCTCTACTCCGCCGCGGTGGGGTTGCCCTTCGCCCGTAAGGGCAGCCGGTTCTGGCCGGCCCTGCACGGTGGCGGATTCACCGACCGGGAGCTGCACCCGTGGGAACACGACGAGTTGCTGCGGCAGGGCCTCGGCATCACCAGCCTGAGCAACCGGGCCACCGCCCGCGCCGACGAGCTGACGTCGGCGGAGCTGGTGGCCGGGGTCACGGGGTTGGCCGTGAAGGCCGAGCGGTACCGGCCGCGGTGGGTGGCCATCCTCGGGGTGACCGCGTACCGCATCGCCTTTGTCCGGCCCAAGGCCGAGCTGGGTCCGCAGCCCGGTCGGCTGGGCCCGGCTCGGGTGTGGGTGCTGCCCAACCCCAGTGGCCTGAACGCGCACTTCCCGCTGCCGGCTCTGACCGCCGAGTTCGCGAAGCTACGGCGTGAGCTGGGGGCCGAGGCGTGA
- a CDS encoding SRPBCC family protein → MTRTPAGRLFRTATGHDLVLTRTFRAPAADVWASLTESERTARWFGPWEGDATPGRTIRVQMAYEEQQPWCDVHIDACEPHQRLAVSMIDSYGTWLLKLSLTETDGTTELRFVQHLTNLEGIAEVGAGWEYYLDMLVAARDGAARPEFDDYHPAMQPYYQALAAEGATPHA, encoded by the coding sequence ATGACTCGTACGCCCGCCGGACGCCTGTTTCGCACCGCCACCGGCCACGACCTCGTCCTCACCCGGACGTTCCGCGCCCCGGCGGCGGACGTCTGGGCCAGCCTGACCGAGTCGGAGCGCACCGCGCGCTGGTTCGGTCCGTGGGAGGGCGACGCCACGCCCGGACGGACCATCCGGGTCCAGATGGCGTACGAGGAGCAGCAGCCCTGGTGTGACGTCCACATCGACGCGTGCGAGCCCCACCAGCGCCTCGCCGTGTCGATGATCGACAGCTACGGCACCTGGCTGCTGAAGCTGTCGCTGACCGAGACCGACGGCACCACCGAACTGCGTTTCGTCCAGCACCTGACCAACCTGGAGGGCATCGCCGAGGTCGGCGCCGGCTGGGAGTACTACCTGGACATGCTGGTCGCCGCCCGGGACGGCGCAGCCCGGCCCGAGTTCGACGACTACCACCCCGCGATGCAGCCCTACTACCAGGCCCTGGCCGCCGAAGGCGCCACACCGCACGCCTGA
- a CDS encoding metalloregulator ArsR/SmtB family transcription factor, protein MDEVATAIADPVRRHILTLLRDEPLAAGDIARRFAISRPAISRHLRVLRESGLVRDELVGRQRIYHLDPGPLAPLLDWLAGLVTTDRWERHLDALETEVYRTRRERRSSGPAEHRRERTA, encoded by the coding sequence GTGGATGAGGTGGCCACCGCGATCGCGGACCCGGTACGACGGCACATCCTCACCCTGCTGCGCGACGAACCACTGGCCGCCGGCGACATCGCCCGGCGGTTCGCGATCAGCCGGCCCGCGATCAGCCGCCACCTGCGGGTGCTGCGCGAGAGCGGGCTGGTCCGCGACGAACTGGTTGGCCGGCAGAGGATCTACCACCTCGACCCCGGCCCGCTCGCCCCGCTGCTCGACTGGCTCGCCGGGCTCGTCACCACCGACCGGTGGGAACGGCACCTCGACGCGCTGGAGACCGAGGTCTATCGCACCCGCCGAGAGCGCCGCAGCAGCGGCCCGGCGGAGCACCGAAGGGAACGCACCGCATGA
- a CDS encoding calcium:proton antiporter, translating to MTALLRSRVTDWTVAVPVLAVLVLIVTWGRDLPGPIIVVVAVLLGGAVLAAVHHAEVVAHRVGEPYGSLVLAVAVTVIEVALIVTLMISGPEKTQSLARDTVFAAVMITCNGILGLSLLLGALRRRVAVFNPEGTGGALATVITLATLSLVIPTFTTARPGPEFSPAQLAFAAVASLALYGLFVLVQTGRHRDYFLPVDSQGRVIDAEEHAKPPTTRAALVSLGLLLVALVAVVGDAKTVSPTIEAGVAAANLPHAFVGVIIALLVLLPETLAAARAARRDRVQISLNLALGSAMASIGLTIPAIAIASIWLDGPLLLGLGGTQLALLALTAVTAVLTVVPGRANVLQGGVHLVLLAAFVFLAASP from the coding sequence ATGACCGCCCTGCTTCGCTCCCGCGTGACCGACTGGACCGTCGCCGTACCCGTGCTCGCTGTCCTGGTGCTGATCGTCACCTGGGGGCGAGACCTGCCCGGCCCGATCATCGTGGTGGTCGCGGTGCTGCTGGGCGGGGCGGTGCTCGCCGCCGTGCACCACGCGGAGGTGGTCGCCCACCGGGTGGGGGAGCCGTACGGGTCGCTGGTGCTCGCCGTCGCGGTCACCGTGATCGAGGTCGCCCTCATCGTCACGCTGATGATCAGCGGGCCGGAGAAGACCCAGTCGCTCGCCCGCGACACCGTCTTCGCCGCTGTCATGATCACCTGTAACGGGATACTCGGCCTGTCCCTGCTGCTCGGGGCGCTGCGCCGTCGTGTCGCCGTGTTCAACCCGGAGGGCACCGGCGGGGCGCTGGCCACCGTGATCACCCTGGCCACCCTGAGTCTGGTCATTCCGACCTTCACCACGGCCCGACCTGGCCCGGAGTTCAGCCCGGCCCAGCTCGCCTTCGCCGCCGTCGCGTCGCTGGCGCTGTACGGCCTGTTCGTGCTCGTGCAGACCGGCCGGCACCGCGACTACTTCCTGCCGGTCGACAGTCAGGGCCGGGTGATCGACGCCGAGGAGCACGCCAAACCGCCGACGACCCGCGCGGCGCTGGTCAGCCTGGGGCTGCTGCTGGTGGCGCTCGTCGCCGTGGTCGGCGACGCCAAGACCGTCTCACCGACCATCGAGGCCGGGGTGGCGGCGGCGAACCTGCCGCACGCGTTCGTCGGCGTGATCATCGCCCTGCTGGTGCTGCTGCCGGAGACGCTGGCCGCCGCCCGCGCCGCCCGCCGCGACCGGGTGCAGATCAGCCTGAACCTCGCCCTCGGCTCCGCGATGGCCAGCATCGGCCTGACCATCCCGGCCATCGCGATCGCCTCGATCTGGCTGGACGGTCCGCTGCTGCTCGGCCTCGGTGGCACCCAGCTCGCGCTGCTCGCACTGACCGCGGTGACGGCGGTGCTGACCGTCGTGCCGGGCCGGGCCAACGTGCTGCAGGGCGGCGTACACCTGGTGTTGCTGGCCGCCTTCGTCTTCCTCGCCGCCAGCCCCTGA
- a CDS encoding RNA polymerase sigma factor: MPETPVEDLLRELAPQVLGALVRRYGHFDTAEDAVQEALIAAAGRWPRDGVPENPRGWLITVASRRLTDLLRREQARMRREDTVARWVLPEQWRAPPADRPAADADDTLILLFLCCHPALSPASQIALTLRAVGGLSTAEVARAFLVPEATMTRRISRGKQRIRDTGLRFAPPTDAERGDRLAAVLHVLYLIFTEGYARTAGPGLLRADLTAEAIRLARLVQRLLPEDPEVTGLLALMLLTDARAPARIGPHGELVPMAEQDRGRWRADQIAEGVELITAALPRGVVGAYQVQAAIAAVHDEALSAAATDWAQITALYEVLLGISDNPVVALNHAVAVAMSRGASAGLALLADLADDARLADDPRLPAARAHLWEQVGERIAAREAYRMAATRSTNLAQQRYLNARADRLADDPPGGGSR, translated from the coding sequence GTGCCGGAGACTCCCGTCGAGGACCTGCTGCGCGAACTGGCGCCGCAGGTCCTCGGCGCGCTGGTACGCCGCTACGGGCACTTCGACACCGCCGAGGACGCGGTGCAGGAGGCGCTGATCGCCGCGGCGGGCCGTTGGCCGCGCGACGGCGTACCCGAGAATCCGCGCGGCTGGCTGATCACCGTCGCGTCCCGCCGGCTGACCGACCTGCTGCGCCGCGAGCAGGCCCGGATGCGGCGGGAGGACACGGTGGCCCGGTGGGTGCTGCCGGAGCAGTGGCGCGCTCCGCCGGCCGATCGACCAGCGGCGGACGCCGACGACACGCTCATCCTGCTGTTCCTGTGCTGCCACCCGGCGCTGTCACCGGCGTCGCAGATCGCGCTCACGCTGCGAGCGGTGGGCGGGTTGAGCACCGCCGAGGTGGCGCGCGCGTTCCTGGTGCCGGAGGCGACGATGACCCGGCGGATCAGCCGGGGAAAGCAGCGCATCCGCGACACCGGCTTGCGGTTCGCGCCACCCACCGACGCGGAGCGCGGCGACCGGCTCGCGGCCGTGCTGCACGTGCTCTATCTGATCTTCACCGAGGGGTACGCGCGCACCGCCGGCCCCGGGTTGCTACGCGCCGACCTGACCGCCGAGGCGATCCGGCTGGCCCGCCTGGTGCAGCGGCTACTTCCCGAGGATCCCGAGGTCACCGGGTTACTCGCGTTGATGCTGCTCACCGATGCCCGTGCTCCGGCGCGGATCGGCCCGCACGGCGAGTTGGTGCCGATGGCCGAGCAGGACCGCGGCCGCTGGCGGGCCGACCAGATCGCCGAGGGGGTCGAGCTGATCACCGCGGCGCTGCCGCGCGGGGTTGTCGGGGCGTACCAGGTGCAGGCGGCCATCGCGGCCGTGCACGACGAGGCGCTCAGCGCGGCGGCCACCGACTGGGCGCAGATCACCGCCCTGTACGAGGTGCTGCTGGGCATCTCCGACAACCCGGTCGTGGCGCTCAACCACGCGGTGGCGGTGGCGATGAGCAGAGGCGCGTCGGCCGGCCTGGCGCTGCTCGCCGACCTGGCCGACGACGCCCGGCTCGCCGACGATCCCCGGCTGCCGGCCGCCCGCGCCCACCTGTGGGAGCAGGTCGGTGAGCGGATCGCGGCGCGGGAGGCGTACCGGATGGCGGCGACGCGCTCGACGAACCTGGCGCAGCAGCGCTACCTGAACGCCCGCGCGGATCGTCTGGCGGACGATCCGCCGGGCGGCGGGAGTCGGTGA
- a CDS encoding YciI family protein, with the protein MILLYGSQQDYDVLSGRATDRPAMSAEQIAAMHKHMETFHQALAESGELVDARGLSEPVHARRVQVREGAPVVTDGPYPETQEVLAGYTIVECASFDRATEIAAGLVDPDAPGGYVDVRPVLEGVEDLAG; encoded by the coding sequence ATGATTCTGCTGTACGGCTCCCAGCAGGACTACGACGTGCTGTCCGGCCGGGCGACCGACCGGCCGGCCATGTCGGCCGAGCAGATCGCGGCGATGCACAAGCACATGGAGACCTTCCACCAGGCGCTGGCCGAGTCCGGCGAGTTGGTCGACGCCCGAGGCTTGAGCGAGCCGGTGCATGCCCGCCGGGTGCAGGTACGCGAGGGCGCGCCCGTGGTCACCGACGGCCCGTACCCGGAGACGCAGGAGGTCCTCGCGGGTTACACGATCGTGGAGTGCGCCAGTTTCGACCGGGCCACCGAGATCGCCGCCGGTCTGGTCGATCCGGACGCTCCCGGCGGGTACGTGGACGTGCGGCCGGTGCTGGAGGGCGTCGAGGACCTGGCCGGCTGA
- a CDS encoding neutral zinc metallopeptidase, with protein sequence MVARSGRNARGPLVGLLIAALVSLACAGGGLAEPEGERPAPEVSKASPEANTTRADSTTSVAEFEQDVADAQAIAERYWAAQFKASAQRFQPIRRITPYQREGEVSCGGQPLPRNNAVYCSQGDFIAYDVAWSVGAFRQVGDAFVFYLLGHEYAHGIQVRLGINYSFTIQQELQADCMAGAYLGDSVRSGALTLAEGDLDEFREGVAAVGDDPDQPWFAEGSHGTAEQRTDSFFRGYERSLEACDLG encoded by the coding sequence GTGGTGGCACGGTCGGGACGCAACGCCCGAGGCCCGTTGGTGGGCCTCCTGATCGCCGCACTGGTGTCGCTCGCCTGCGCCGGCGGTGGGTTGGCCGAGCCGGAGGGTGAACGCCCCGCACCGGAGGTGTCGAAGGCATCTCCGGAGGCGAACACCACCCGGGCCGACAGCACCACCAGCGTCGCCGAGTTCGAGCAGGACGTCGCCGACGCGCAGGCGATCGCCGAGCGATACTGGGCGGCCCAGTTCAAGGCGTCCGCGCAGCGGTTCCAGCCGATCCGGCGGATCACCCCGTACCAGCGGGAGGGCGAGGTGTCCTGCGGCGGCCAGCCGCTGCCCCGCAACAACGCCGTCTACTGTTCGCAGGGCGACTTCATCGCGTACGACGTCGCCTGGTCGGTGGGGGCGTTCCGCCAGGTCGGCGACGCGTTCGTGTTCTACCTGCTCGGCCACGAGTACGCCCACGGCATCCAGGTGCGGCTCGGCATCAACTACAGCTTCACCATCCAGCAGGAGTTGCAGGCCGACTGCATGGCCGGGGCGTACCTCGGTGACTCGGTGCGCTCCGGGGCCCTGACCCTGGCCGAGGGCGACCTGGACGAGTTCCGCGAGGGGGTGGCGGCGGTTGGCGACGACCCGGACCAACCGTGGTTCGCGGAGGGCTCGCACGGCACCGCCGAGCAGCGCACCGACTCGTTCTTCCGCGGCTACGAGCGCTCACTGGAGGCCTGCGACCTGGGTTGA
- a CDS encoding HAD family hydrolase, translating into MLFDMDGTLVDSEKLWDVALQELAQEYGAELSAEARRSIVGTSMAESMRIMHDDLGQPERDPEISAAWINARILELFRSGLRWRPGAFALLRAVRAAAIPTALVTSSPRALVEIALDTLGRDNFDTVVCGDEVVAAKPHPEPYLTAARLLGVPIERCVAIEDSPTGVASALASGAAVLAVPVEVPLGRIAGVHQVESLTGVDLEFLAGLLADWAGATG; encoded by the coding sequence GTGCTCTTCGACATGGACGGCACGCTCGTCGACAGCGAGAAGCTGTGGGATGTGGCGCTGCAGGAACTCGCGCAGGAGTACGGCGCGGAGCTCTCCGCCGAGGCCCGGCGGTCGATCGTCGGCACCAGCATGGCCGAGTCGATGCGAATCATGCACGACGACCTGGGGCAGCCCGAACGGGATCCGGAGATCAGCGCGGCGTGGATCAACGCCCGGATCCTGGAGCTGTTCCGCTCCGGTCTGCGCTGGCGGCCGGGCGCGTTCGCCCTGCTGCGCGCGGTTCGTGCGGCGGCGATCCCCACCGCGCTGGTCACCTCCAGCCCCCGGGCGCTGGTCGAGATCGCACTGGACACCCTGGGCCGGGACAACTTCGACACGGTGGTCTGCGGCGACGAGGTGGTCGCCGCCAAGCCGCACCCCGAGCCCTACCTGACCGCGGCCCGGCTGCTGGGCGTGCCGATCGAGCGCTGCGTGGCGATCGAGGACTCCCCGACCGGGGTGGCCAGCGCGCTCGCGTCCGGCGCGGCGGTGCTGGCCGTACCGGTGGAGGTGCCACTCGGGCGCATTGCCGGCGTACACCAGGTGGAGAGCCTGACCGGCGTGGACCTGGAGTTTCTCGCCGGGCTGCTTGCCGACTGGGCCGGCGCGACCGGCTGA
- a CDS encoding carboxymuconolactone decarboxylase family protein — protein MTDQDAYPRALDNAERLLGQPLVLPLGDGEPPVGHDFRRLATVQTFGEAWPREGLDLRSRCLVSVAIAAALGTHEPLRGQLRIALNSGVTKEEIVELFIHLAAYAGAARAFDGYQVVGAVFAERP, from the coding sequence ATGACCGATCAGGATGCGTACCCGCGGGCACTGGACAACGCCGAGCGGCTGCTCGGTCAGCCACTGGTGCTGCCGCTCGGCGATGGCGAGCCGCCCGTCGGGCACGATTTCCGTCGCCTCGCAACGGTGCAGACGTTCGGCGAGGCATGGCCCCGGGAAGGCTTGGACCTGCGCAGCCGCTGCCTGGTCTCGGTGGCAATCGCCGCCGCCCTCGGCACTCATGAGCCGCTGCGCGGCCAGCTGCGCATCGCCCTGAACTCGGGCGTGACCAAGGAGGAGATCGTCGAACTGTTCATCCACCTCGCCGCGTACGCGGGGGCCGCGAGGGCCTTCGACGGCTACCAGGTGGTCGGGGCGGTCTTCGCCGAACGCCCCTGA
- a CDS encoding ABC transporter permease — MFRATMKSLLARKVRLILSGLAVVLGVMFVSGAFVLTDTLGRSFDSVFADGFSEIDVNVAAKPKVELSELEGEQTSAPLPAAVVDRVKQVPGVASATGIVNADGARVIGSNGKVLTSFGPPQLGENWTGESELMQLREGRGPQAEDEIVINKSLATAAKVQVGQKVGVLTAFESKKRDFTLVGIMGYSGDRDSIGGVNEVFFTTPVAQRLMLGQPDTFSSITVANAGGASDEALRDDVARALGPDFEVKTGEQVAADASASLKEGLSFFNKILLGFAAVALLVGTFLILNTFSIIVAQRTRELALMRAIGASGRQIIGSVVLEAIAVGLIASVLGLAAGIGIGALLAFLFGKLAGGLTLAGIGVPAAAVIGSFAVGLIITVVAALLPALRASRIPPIAAMQDVATPDRPLTKVTVAGSLVTGVGAVLLFLGLSGNARGQTLPTILGGVLFAFIGVALLTPLISRPVVSLLGAIFSWSVPGKLGRLNSGRNPRRTAITAAALMVGIALVTGVTVILDSAKGSISALAKDTIKAELVIAGVQGGPRPPSFDPGVLDQAKTLPGVRLVDGEYGDMAKLDGESTWVAASSDITSLRQIFGAKATAGDIDRLGPTQMLASSDTATSRGWSVGSTVKVQLNRGEARTYTISGIYESSQLTNPVTLPVQAAKDFAIPQPIQGFIQLAPGTRVSDVQPQVETLLADSPEVSVADMDAFIKQQTGQLDGLLTMIQILLALAIVIAVLGIINTLALSVLERTRELGLLRAIGLRRSQTMGMITVEAVVISVFGALLGVAVGTGLGAAVVEALKDEGITDLILPWGQMGVFLGLAAIIGVVAAVLPAIRAARINVLGAIAHD; from the coding sequence ATGTTCCGGGCGACAATGAAGAGTCTGCTGGCCCGCAAGGTCCGGCTGATCCTGTCCGGGCTGGCGGTGGTGCTCGGGGTGATGTTCGTCTCCGGCGCCTTCGTGCTCACCGACACGCTGGGTCGCTCCTTCGACTCGGTCTTCGCCGACGGCTTCTCCGAGATCGACGTGAACGTCGCGGCGAAACCGAAGGTGGAGCTGAGCGAGTTGGAGGGCGAGCAGACCTCCGCCCCGCTGCCCGCCGCCGTGGTGGACCGGGTCAAGCAGGTGCCGGGGGTCGCTTCGGCGACCGGCATCGTCAACGCCGACGGCGCTCGCGTGATCGGCAGCAACGGCAAGGTGCTCACCTCGTTCGGTCCGCCGCAGTTGGGCGAGAACTGGACCGGCGAGAGCGAGCTGATGCAGTTGCGGGAGGGGCGCGGGCCGCAGGCCGAGGACGAGATCGTGATCAACAAGTCCTTGGCCACCGCGGCGAAGGTGCAGGTCGGCCAGAAGGTCGGCGTGCTGACCGCGTTCGAGTCGAAGAAGCGGGACTTCACGCTCGTCGGCATCATGGGCTACAGCGGTGACCGCGACTCGATCGGCGGGGTCAACGAGGTCTTCTTCACCACGCCCGTGGCGCAGCGGCTGATGCTCGGCCAGCCGGACACGTTCAGCAGCATCACCGTAGCCAATGCCGGCGGGGCCTCCGACGAGGCGCTGCGCGACGACGTGGCTCGCGCCCTGGGCCCGGACTTCGAGGTGAAGACCGGCGAGCAGGTCGCCGCCGACGCCTCGGCGAGCCTGAAGGAGGGCCTGTCCTTCTTCAACAAGATCCTGCTCGGCTTCGCCGCGGTGGCGCTGCTCGTGGGCACCTTCCTCATCCTCAACACCTTCTCGATCATCGTCGCGCAGCGGACCCGGGAACTGGCGCTGATGCGCGCCATCGGGGCCAGCGGTCGGCAGATCATCGGTTCGGTGGTGCTGGAGGCGATCGCGGTGGGGCTGATCGCCTCGGTCCTCGGCCTGGCCGCGGGCATCGGGATCGGCGCGCTGCTGGCGTTCCTGTTCGGCAAGCTGGCCGGCGGTCTCACCCTCGCCGGGATCGGCGTGCCGGCGGCCGCGGTGATCGGTTCGTTCGCCGTCGGTCTGATCATCACCGTGGTGGCGGCCCTGCTGCCGGCGCTGCGGGCGTCCCGGATCCCGCCGATCGCGGCCATGCAGGACGTGGCCACCCCGGACCGGCCGTTGACCAAGGTCACCGTGGCCGGGTCGCTGGTCACCGGCGTCGGCGCGGTGCTGCTGTTCCTCGGGCTCAGCGGCAACGCGCGCGGGCAGACGCTGCCCACCATCCTCGGTGGGGTGCTGTTCGCCTTCATCGGCGTGGCGCTGCTGACCCCGCTGATCAGCCGGCCGGTGGTGAGCCTGCTCGGTGCGATCTTCTCCTGGTCGGTTCCGGGCAAGCTGGGCCGGCTCAACTCCGGCCGCAACCCCCGCCGGACGGCGATCACCGCTGCCGCGCTGATGGTCGGCATCGCGCTGGTCACCGGCGTCACGGTGATCCTCGACTCGGCCAAGGGCAGCATCAGCGCGCTCGCCAAGGACACCATCAAGGCCGAATTGGTGATCGCCGGGGTGCAGGGCGGTCCGCGTCCGCCGAGCTTCGACCCGGGGGTGCTGGACCAGGCGAAGACCCTGCCCGGTGTGCGGCTGGTCGACGGCGAGTACGGCGACATGGCGAAGCTCGACGGCGAGAGCACCTGGGTCGCGGCGAGCAGCGACATCACGTCGCTGCGGCAGATCTTCGGCGCGAAGGCCACCGCCGGTGACATCGACCGGCTCGGGCCGACCCAGATGCTGGCCAGCTCCGACACCGCCACCTCCCGTGGCTGGTCAGTGGGCTCCACGGTGAAGGTGCAGCTCAACCGGGGCGAGGCACGGACGTACACGATCAGCGGCATCTACGAGTCCTCGCAGCTGACCAACCCGGTGACGCTGCCGGTGCAGGCCGCGAAGGACTTCGCCATCCCGCAGCCCATCCAGGGCTTCATCCAGCTCGCCCCCGGCACCCGGGTGTCCGACGTGCAGCCCCAGGTGGAGACGCTGCTGGCGGACAGCCCCGAGGTGTCGGTGGCCGACATGGACGCGTTCATCAAGCAGCAGACCGGTCAGCTCGACGGGCTGCTCACGATGATCCAGATCCTGCTGGCCCTGGCCATCGTGATCGCCGTGCTCGGCATCATCAACACCCTGGCGCTGTCGGTGCTGGAGCGGACCCGCGAGTTGGGTCTGCTGCGGGCGATCGGCCTGCGCCGGTCGCAGACCATGGGCATGATCACCGTGGAGGCGGTGGTGATCTCCGTGTTCGGCGCGCTGCTCGGCGTGGCGGTCGGCACCGGCCTCGGCGCCGCGGTGGTCGAGGCGCTCAAGGACGAGGGCATCACCGACCTGATCCTGCCCTGGGGGCAGATGGGTGTCTTCCTCGGTCTCGCCGCGATCATCGGGGTGGTGGCCGCGGTGCTACCCGCCATCCGTGCGGCACGGATCAACGTCCTGGGCGCGATCGCCCACGACTGA
- a CDS encoding ABC transporter ATP-binding protein: MTATVGRQAQAAARANDVWKVYGSGEAQVIALRGVSAEFERGRFTAIMGPSGSGKSTLMHCLAGLDSVTRGTVAIGETTVTGLGDAGLTKLRRDKVGFIFQQFNLLPTLTAKENILLPLSIAGRKPEAAWYDTVIDTVGLRDRLDHRPAQLSGGQQQRVACARALVSRPEVIFADEPTGNLDSRSGAEVLNFLRDSVREHGQTIVMVTHDPTAAAYADRVVFLADGQIVSELIEPTAETVLDTMKKLDTPAEVGN; this comes from the coding sequence GTGACCGCGACGGTAGGCCGGCAGGCGCAGGCCGCGGCCCGGGCGAACGACGTGTGGAAGGTGTACGGCAGCGGCGAGGCTCAGGTCATCGCGCTGCGGGGGGTCAGCGCGGAATTCGAACGTGGCCGGTTCACCGCGATCATGGGGCCGTCGGGTTCCGGCAAGTCGACGCTGATGCACTGCCTCGCCGGGCTTGACTCGGTGACCCGGGGGACGGTGGCGATCGGTGAGACGACCGTCACAGGGCTGGGTGACGCGGGGCTGACGAAGCTGCGCCGCGACAAGGTTGGCTTCATCTTCCAGCAGTTCAACCTGCTGCCCACGCTGACCGCCAAGGAGAACATTCTGCTGCCGCTGTCGATCGCCGGCCGCAAGCCGGAGGCGGCCTGGTACGACACGGTGATCGACACCGTCGGTCTGCGCGACCGGCTGGACCACCGGCCGGCGCAGCTCTCCGGCGGCCAGCAGCAGCGGGTGGCGTGCGCGCGGGCGCTGGTCTCCCGTCCCGAGGTGATCTTCGCGGACGAGCCGACCGGAAACCTGGACTCACGCTCCGGCGCGGAGGTGCTCAACTTCCTGCGCGACTCGGTTCGCGAGCACGGCCAGACGATCGTGATGGTCACCCACGACCCGACCGCCGCCGCGTACGCCGACCGGGTGGTCTTCCTCGCCGACGGGCAGATCGTCTCGGAACTGATCGAGCCGACCGCCGAGACGGTGCTGGACACCATGAAGAAGCTGGACACCCCGGCTGAGGTGGGCAACTGA
- a CDS encoding response regulator, producing MTDRAAPARPVRILLADDQPLLRTGFRMVLGTEGDLDVVAEAGDGLEAVELSRRLLPDVVLMDIRMPRMDGVAATRAIVDARLPVRVLVLTTFDLDEYVVGALRAGASGFLAKDVPAEELISAIRTVAGGDAVVAPRILRRLLDRFATLLPDPTATPSAALDALTEREREVLVQVARGLSNAEIAAVLSVSETTIKTHVGHVLTKLRLRDRVQAVVLAYESGLVRPRA from the coding sequence ATGACCGATCGGGCGGCCCCGGCGCGGCCGGTGCGGATCCTGCTCGCCGACGACCAACCGCTGCTACGTACCGGGTTCCGGATGGTGCTGGGCACCGAGGGTGACCTGGACGTGGTGGCGGAGGCCGGTGACGGCCTGGAGGCGGTGGAGCTGTCCCGCCGGCTGCTACCCGACGTCGTTCTGATGGACATCCGGATGCCCCGGATGGACGGGGTCGCCGCGACCCGGGCGATCGTCGACGCTCGACTGCCGGTGCGGGTGCTGGTGCTGACCACGTTCGACCTGGACGAGTATGTGGTGGGCGCGTTGCGTGCCGGGGCCAGCGGGTTCCTGGCCAAGGACGTGCCGGCCGAGGAGTTGATTTCGGCGATCCGCACGGTGGCGGGCGGGGACGCGGTGGTGGCGCCACGGATCCTGCGGCGGCTGCTGGACCGCTTCGCCACGCTGTTGCCCGACCCGACGGCGACGCCGTCGGCGGCGCTCGACGCGCTCACCGAGCGCGAGCGCGAAGTGCTGGTGCAGGTCGCCCGAGGCCTGTCCAACGCCGAGATCGCGGCGGTGCTGTCGGTCAGCGAAACCACCATCAAGACCCATGTCGGGCATGTGCTGACCAAGCTGCGGCTACGCGACCGGGTACAGGCCGTGGTGCTGGCGTACGAGTCGGGTCTGGTCCGCCCCCGGGCGTAG